The sequence TGCGGCACCGTGCAGGCGGAGAGCGCGACCCCCATGCTTCGGCCGCGCGCGTTGACCCGTCGACCGAGCGCCGCCACCTCCTCGAGCGGGCGGCCCGCCTCGGCGGCGCCGCCGCAGATCTTCTCGACGAGGACGGTCGTCCCCACGCCGCGCCGTCCGGCAGTGTACAGGCTGTCCTCGACCGCCACGTCGTCGTTCACGAGCACGCCCTCCACCGGGATTCCCGCCTCGCGCGCGAGCTCGGCGGCCATCTCGAAGTTCATCACGTCGCCGGTGTAGTTCTTGATGATGTGGAGCACGCCGGCGTCGCCGTCGACTGCCCGCGTCGCCTCGAAGATCTGGTCGGGCGTCGGGCTCGTGAACACGGCGCCGGGGCAGGCGGCGTCGAGCATGCCGCGCCCGACGAACCCGGCGTGCAGCGGCTCGTGCCCGCTGCCGCCGCCGGAGAGCAGCGCGACCTTGCCCTTGCCCTTCGCCTCCGCGCGCGTGACGAAGCGCGGCGCGGCGTTCACCCGCAGGAGCTCGGCGTGAGCGAGCGCCATGCCTTCGAGCGCCTCATCGACGAGATCGTCCGGCGCATTGATGAGCTTCTTCATCCTGCCTCCGCTCCGTGCCCGTTCGGCTCCGCGCGCAGGATATCCCCATGCCATTGCCCGCCGCGAGAGGAGATCTTCTGACCGCGCCGTCCTATGCTGAGGTCGCCGTGGATCGAATCGCCCCGACGCTCCGCCCCCCTGGCCGCCCGGCGGGCTTCCAGCGCTGGAGAGAGCTGCTCTTCCTGCACTGGGAGACGCCGATCGCCGCGCTCCGCGCCGTCGTGCCGCCTGCGCTCGAACTCGACACCTTCGAGGGCAAGGCCTACGTCGGCGTCGTCGCCTTCACCATGCGCGACGTCAGCCCCTGGTGGTCGCCGAGCGTGCCGGGGATCTCGAACTTCCACGAGCTCAACGTCCGCACCTACGTTCACCAGGAGGGGCGAGCGCCGGGCGTCTGGTTCTTCAGCCTGGACGCGGCCAAGGCGATCGCGGTCGTAGCGGCCCGGGTCGGCTGGCACCTGCCGTATCACTACGCCTCGATGGATCTCGAATCGAGCGACGGGGAGGTCCGTTACCGCAGCGCGCGGCGCTGGCCGGGCCCCGTGCCTGCGCGCTTCGAGGCGCGCTATCGCGTCGGCGCGGCGATCGACCGCGGCGCCGCGGCGCCGGGGACCTTCGAGCACTTCCTGGCCGAGCGCTACCTGCTGTTCGCCGCGAGCGGCGACGCGCTCAGGATCGGGCAGGTGCACCACGCGCCCTATCCGCTCCACCGGGCCGAGGTGACCCACGTCGAGGAGAGCGTCGTCGCCGCGGCCGGCCTGCCCGCCCCGACGGGGGCGCCGCACGTGCTCTATAGCCCAGGCGTGGACGTCGACGTCTATGCGCTGACGCCGGCCGCTCCACGCGGGTGACGTCGCCGCGCCGCGGCCGCGCGGTGAACCGATCGCGCTCCCGCGCCCCGATGCCCCGGGGAGCCGAGCCAGCGAGCCGCGGGCACGGCCGCGGCCACTCCTGCGCGTCAATGCCTCGTGAGCCAGTGGATGACCTGGGATTCGAGGCCCGGCGCCGCCCCGAACCCGAGGCTCAGCGTCCGCGGGAAGCCCACGTGCCCGCCGTGCCGGAGCCACTGCACGTCGAGCAGCGGCGAGCGCGGGTGGGCCTCGATCGCCGGCCGCACCGTGTCGAGCGGCACCATCGGGTCGGCCTCCGCCGCGACGATCAGCGACGGGACGGCGATGTCGCGGAGGCGCGGGGCGGCGCTCTCGCTCGCATAGTAGGCCTCCACGCTCTCATAGCCGAAGCGCCGCGTCATGATGCGCCGGTCCCATTCGCGGATCGTGCGAATGGCGAGCGCCTCGTCGAGGGGCACGGGCACGGCGCGGCGCGAGGCGACGGCGGTGTACATCTCCTTCAACCCGGACATCACGTGCCTGCGGTACACCCACCGCTCGGGCTGATCGATCGCGGCGACGGATCGCTCCAGGTCGAGCGGCGGGCAGACGGCCGCCACGGCGTGGACGCGCCCGTCGAGCGAGCCCGAGGCCGCGTACCGGAGGGCGATATGCCCGCCGAGCGAGTAGCCGAGGACGAGCACGCGCTCGTACCGGTCGAGCTCGGGGGAGGTGATGGCGGCGTGGAGATCGGAGAACAGGCCAGCGTGGTAGATGTCGTCTCCGTCGCCCCCGGCGCCGCGCAGGTTGACGCGCAGGCAGGCGAGCCCGGCGCGCTCGGCCCTCAGAGCGGCCTCGACCATATAATAACTCTCGCTCGTACCGCCGAGCCCGTGGACGACGACGAGGATCGAGCTCGCGCCTTCTCGGTGGCGGATCCTGCCGAGTAACCGGACGGGCCCGGCAGGAGTCTCATCGACGTGGACCGCGAAGGGGGAAGACGGAGCGAGCCGCGGGGCGCGAATCTGATGCTTGAGCCAGGGAGCGACCGTCCAGAAGTGGCCGTGGAGGATGCGCTGCATCATCCCGTTCGTAACACGGGCGACGCAGCGTTTCTATTTCACGCGCTCGCTCAGCGACACACGACCTCCGGCGAGCCGCTGCAATCGTTCCGGCACACGTCGCAGAGGGCGCACTGGAGTATCGCTTCGTAGAGGGCCGCGCTGGCCGGGTCTACCGTCCTGCAGGCCTCCTTGCAGGCGGCCGTGTCGCACGTACGGAAGCAGCTCACGTACTCCATGCACGGGGTGCTTTCCGTGCACGCCGAGAGCTCGTCGGCGCAGCTGGTCTCGAGCGCGCACCGGACGCACCCCGAGCTGCCGTCGCCGCAGGTGCCCGAGCCGTCGCATACCGGCGGCGGGACGGCCCGCTTCACGTTGAGCGTGAACGCGCCATCGCTGGTGTCGGTCGAGCCGTCCACCACGATCACGACGGTCTGACCCGCCGCGAGCGTCACCGTGACCTCCGACTGCTCGACGTCCGTGTCGTCGTTGCACGCGAGCTGAGCCCCCCTGCACGTCGCGTCGTGCACGTGGAGCATCGTGTCGAACGCCGATCCGAACGTATCGAAGGTGTAGTCGCCGGCGACGGGCGCCGTGAACGCGTATCCCGCGTCGGGGCTGCCCGACGCGCGGCAGGCCGTCGTCGCGGTCGGCCGCACGCTGTTGGGCCGGCCGACCGTGCTGCCGGTGATCGTCTGCGGCACCGACGAGGCGAGGGTGCCCGCCGGGCAGCTCGGCGCGCTCGCCCGCGTCACGTTCAGCTCGAAGGTGCCCGCCTGGCCCTCCGCGCCGTCGACCACGATGTAGACGGTCTGGCCCGTGGCCAGGTCGGCCGTGATGACCGCGCTCGGGTCG comes from Sorangium aterium and encodes:
- the dhaK gene encoding dihydroxyacetone kinase subunit DhaK translates to MKKLINAPDDLVDEALEGMALAHAELLRVNAAPRFVTRAEAKGKGKVALLSGGGSGHEPLHAGFVGRGMLDAACPGAVFTSPTPDQIFEATRAVDGDAGVLHIIKNYTGDVMNFEMAAELAREAGIPVEGVLVNDDVAVEDSLYTAGRRGVGTTVLVEKICGGAAEAGRPLEEVAALGRRVNARGRSMGVALSACTVPHAGKPSFELGADEMEVGIGIHGEPGRRRAKLEPADRVAEILMQPILDDLPFEPGDDVLLFVNGMGGTPLLELYVVYRKARAIAQGRGLKVARSLVGSYITSLEMAGASATLLKLDDEMLRWWDAPVHTPALRWGT
- a CDS encoding YqjF family protein, coding for MDRIAPTLRPPGRPAGFQRWRELLFLHWETPIAALRAVVPPALELDTFEGKAYVGVVAFTMRDVSPWWSPSVPGISNFHELNVRTYVHQEGRAPGVWFFSLDAAKAIAVVAARVGWHLPYHYASMDLESSDGEVRYRSARRWPGPVPARFEARYRVGAAIDRGAAAPGTFEHFLAERYLLFAASGDALRIGQVHHAPYPLHRAEVTHVEESVVAAAGLPAPTGAPHVLYSPGVDVDVYALTPAAPRG
- a CDS encoding YheT family hydrolase, with the translated sequence MMQRILHGHFWTVAPWLKHQIRAPRLAPSSPFAVHVDETPAGPVRLLGRIRHREGASSILVVVHGLGGTSESYYMVEAALRAERAGLACLRVNLRGAGGDGDDIYHAGLFSDLHAAITSPELDRYERVLVLGYSLGGHIALRYAASGSLDGRVHAVAAVCPPLDLERSVAAIDQPERWVYRRHVMSGLKEMYTAVASRRAVPVPLDEALAIRTIREWDRRIMTRRFGYESVEAYYASESAAPRLRDIAVPSLIVAAEADPMVPLDTVRPAIEAHPRSPLLDVQWLRHGGHVGFPRTLSLGFGAAPGLESQVIHWLTRH